One Thermicanus aegyptius DSM 12793 DNA segment encodes these proteins:
- a CDS encoding type I restriction endonuclease subunit R, giving the protein MPNHNIYEDELEQAALEWFEELGYEIAFAPDFSPGGDYPERSDYSEVILEERLRDALKRINPDLPQEALDDALHQILVPLNPALIDNNRLFQKMVTDGVNATFRASNGRIVSKQVKVFDFEKIENNDFLAVNQFTVIENRIEKRPDVVVFVNGIPLVVIELKNLANEDVEITDAFNQIQNYISTIPSLFTYNSFVVISDGVNARAGTITANEDRFMMWRTIDGDEVAPVGRPQLEVLIKGMFEKERLLDIIKSFILFQTDGKDTYKILAGYHQYHAVNKAVESTIRAAITEGDRKAGVVWHTQGSGKSLSMVFYVGKLVLAKELNNPTIVVITDRNDLDDQLFSTFAKSKDLLRQEPVQAQDRADLRRLLARESGGIIFTTIQKFAPEEKGDSLPVLTDRENVIVIADEAHRSQYGFGAEIVKGDTEAEVKYGYAKYMRDALPKASYIGFTGTPISLADKDTRAVFGDYIDIYDMTRAVEDGTTVRIFYESRIAKLELPDELKPIIDSEYEEITEYQEYTQKEKLKSKWSRLEAIVGAEQRVKAIAKDIVEHFEKRLAAQETEVGKGMIVTMSRRIAIDLYKAIVELRPEWHSDDVEKGVIKVVITGSSSDPKEWQPFIGTKATRDRIAKRMKDNKDELKLVIVRDMWLTGFDVPSMHTMYIDKPMQGHNLMQAIARVNRVFREKQGGLIVDYIGIAENLKNALNDYTESDREKTGVDTELAAAVLLEKYELIKELLHGHDYQKFFTGSASDRMAAIVETIDYIIGLREEGKNEYLKLVGELSKAYSLCATTDTAEKLNLEVGFHKAVKSGIIKLIPENSKKKTAAEIEAQLNQLISKSIASNEVIDVLDAVGLNKPNIAILSDEFLEEVRNMKQRNLAVELLNRLLKGKIKTFSRRNLVQSRKFSELLENAIRKYQNRTIETTQIILELIQLAKEINEAHKRGENTGLTEDELAFYDALAENESAKEVMGDDILKQIARDLTEAIRKNLSIDWSIRASVQAKMKMIIKRLLKHYGYPPDKTPKAVEIVMEQAKLMCQNESSRVRYQYQLVKEELPKVAEERENI; this is encoded by the coding sequence ATGCCAAACCATAATATATATGAGGATGAACTGGAGCAGGCGGCCTTGGAATGGTTCGAGGAACTGGGCTACGAAATTGCCTTTGCTCCTGACTTTTCGCCCGGTGGAGATTATCCTGAACGCTCCGATTATTCCGAGGTAATCCTGGAGGAACGTTTGAGGGACGCCTTAAAGCGTATAAACCCGGATTTGCCCCAGGAGGCTCTGGACGACGCCCTGCATCAAATTCTTGTGCCGCTTAATCCTGCATTAATAGACAACAACCGTCTTTTTCAGAAGATGGTCACCGATGGGGTGAATGCTACATTCAGGGCCAGTAATGGCAGAATAGTCAGCAAGCAGGTCAAGGTTTTTGACTTCGAGAAAATAGAGAATAATGATTTTTTGGCTGTTAACCAATTTACTGTGATTGAGAACAGGATTGAAAAGCGTCCTGATGTGGTGGTATTTGTCAACGGCATACCCCTTGTTGTCATCGAGCTTAAAAACCTGGCCAATGAAGACGTTGAAATAACCGATGCCTTTAATCAGATCCAAAACTATATAAGCACGATCCCGTCTCTCTTTACCTATAATTCCTTTGTGGTTATATCTGATGGGGTAAATGCCAGGGCAGGCACAATAACGGCCAATGAAGACAGGTTCATGATGTGGCGTACGATTGATGGGGACGAGGTTGCACCTGTAGGACGCCCACAGCTTGAGGTCTTAATCAAAGGAATGTTTGAAAAGGAACGCCTGCTTGATATTATTAAGAGTTTTATATTGTTCCAGACTGATGGAAAAGATACTTACAAAATTCTGGCAGGCTACCATCAATATCATGCTGTCAATAAGGCAGTTGAAAGCACGATAAGAGCCGCAATCACTGAGGGGGATCGCAAAGCCGGCGTGGTTTGGCATACCCAGGGCAGCGGCAAAAGTCTTTCTATGGTTTTCTATGTGGGCAAACTTGTTCTTGCGAAAGAACTTAATAACCCGACAATCGTAGTGATTACCGACCGTAACGACCTTGACGATCAGTTATTTTCCACATTTGCCAAATCAAAAGACTTATTACGCCAGGAACCCGTACAGGCTCAGGATAGAGCAGATCTCCGCAGACTCCTTGCGAGGGAATCGGGAGGCATAATCTTCACGACCATACAAAAATTTGCTCCTGAAGAAAAAGGGGACAGCCTACCTGTCCTTACAGACCGGGAAAACGTAATTGTTATTGCTGATGAAGCTCATCGAAGCCAGTACGGATTCGGAGCGGAAATTGTTAAGGGTGATACTGAAGCTGAGGTCAAATATGGTTATGCCAAATATATGCGTGATGCCCTTCCTAAAGCATCTTATATCGGCTTTACCGGAACGCCGATATCACTTGCGGACAAGGACACCAGGGCGGTCTTTGGCGACTATATCGATATCTATGATATGACCAGGGCAGTTGAGGATGGAACGACAGTACGCATTTTCTACGAAAGCCGGATTGCGAAGCTGGAGCTGCCGGATGAACTCAAGCCCATTATTGACAGCGAATACGAAGAGATCACTGAGTACCAGGAGTATACCCAAAAAGAAAAGCTCAAGTCAAAATGGTCAAGGCTTGAGGCTATTGTTGGTGCCGAGCAGCGTGTTAAAGCGATTGCCAAAGATATTGTGGAGCATTTTGAAAAGCGTCTCGCAGCTCAGGAAACAGAAGTGGGCAAAGGTATGATCGTAACCATGTCCCGAAGGATTGCCATTGACCTTTATAAAGCGATCGTAGAACTGCGCCCGGAATGGCACTCTGACGATGTGGAAAAAGGCGTTATTAAGGTGGTTATTACCGGAAGTTCTTCTGATCCTAAGGAATGGCAGCCTTTCATCGGCACAAAGGCTACCCGGGACCGGATCGCCAAGCGCATGAAGGATAACAAGGACGAGCTGAAGTTAGTCATTGTACGTGACATGTGGCTGACCGGTTTTGATGTTCCCAGTATGCACACCATGTATATTGACAAACCCATGCAAGGACATAACCTAATGCAGGCCATCGCCCGCGTTAACCGGGTATTTAGGGAGAAGCAGGGCGGCTTGATCGTAGATTATATCGGCATTGCCGAAAACCTGAAGAATGCTCTTAATGATTATACCGAGAGCGACAGGGAAAAGACCGGTGTTGATACTGAACTGGCAGCAGCAGTACTTCTTGAGAAGTATGAATTAATTAAGGAATTGCTCCATGGCCATGATTATCAGAAATTCTTTACCGGTTCAGCTTCCGACAGAATGGCCGCCATTGTTGAAACCATTGACTACATCATCGGGCTGCGTGAGGAAGGTAAAAATGAATATCTTAAGCTGGTCGGCGAACTTTCTAAGGCTTACTCGCTTTGTGCTACTACCGATACCGCTGAGAAATTAAACCTTGAGGTAGGTTTCCATAAAGCAGTTAAATCGGGGATCATCAAGCTCATACCCGAAAATTCCAAAAAGAAAACTGCTGCGGAGATTGAAGCCCAGCTTAACCAGCTTATATCCAAATCTATTGCCAGCAATGAGGTTATCGATGTTTTGGATGCCGTTGGGCTTAATAAACCTAATATCGCAATACTGTCCGACGAGTTCCTGGAGGAAGTGCGCAACATGAAACAGCGCAACCTTGCCGTTGAGCTCCTTAACAGATTGCTTAAAGGCAAGATTAAGACTTTTTCCAGGCGAAATCTCGTTCAGTCCAGGAAGTTCTCGGAGCTTTTGGAGAATGCGATCAGGAAGTACCAGAACCGCACCATTGAAACCACGCAGATTATTTTGGAACTTATCCAGCTTGCCAAAGAAATCAATGAAGCGCATAAACGTGGAGAAAATACCGGTCTTACTGAAGATGAGCTGGCGTTTTACGATGCCCTGGCCGAAAACGAGTCAGCCAAAGAGGTAATGGGCGACGATATCCTCAAGCAGATAGCAAGGGATTTGACTGAGGCAATACGTAAAAATCTCAGCATTGACTGGTCTATTCGTGCCAGCGTGCAAGCCAAAATGAAGATGATTATAAAGAGACTGCTTAAGCACTATGGTTATCCGCCGGACAAAACACCTAAAGCTGTAGAAATAGTAATGGAGCAGGCTAAGCTCATGTGCCAAAACGAGAGTTCAAGGGTTAGGTATCAGTACCAGCTTGTTAAAGAAGAATTGCCAAAAGTAGCGGAGGAAAGGGAGAATATATGA
- a CDS encoding restriction endonuclease subunit S gives MSCLSNDVFFDYVMAGSKGTKMPRGDKGAIMKYPVRLPPLPEQKAIAATLSALDDMIELNNKINKTLEEMAHALFKSWFVDFEPFKDGEFEEGELGLIPKGWRVKTLGDICHINMGQSPSSDTYNSVGVGMVFYQGVKDFGLKYPEESMYCSKPNKIAKPGDVLLSVRAPVGQINVAYKECCIGRGVSALRLKHHKNNILYYWLKTITKQFHDASNGSIFDAINKSGIERVKVVVPSDVDIIDIFNDFIEPIDEELFNNFQSTRVLKSLRDTLLPKLMSGEIRVPVEEVV, from the coding sequence TTGAGTTGTTTAAGTAATGATGTATTTTTTGATTACGTAATGGCAGGGTCAAAAGGGACGAAAATGCCACGAGGGGATAAAGGTGCAATTATGAAATATCCAGTACGTCTTCCTCCACTCCCCGAACAAAAGGCAATCGCCGCTACACTGTCTGCCCTTGACGACATGATCGAGCTTAATAACAAAATCAACAAAACCCTTGAAGAAATGGCGCATGCACTCTTTAAGTCTTGGTTTGTGGATTTTGAGCCGTTTAAGGACGGGGAGTTTGAGGAAGGCGAACTAGGGCTAATACCAAAAGGGTGGAGAGTTAAAACTTTAGGAGATATATGTCATATAAATATGGGTCAATCTCCATCTTCTGATACGTATAATTCTGTGGGTGTTGGTATGGTCTTTTACCAAGGTGTTAAAGATTTTGGGTTAAAATATCCAGAGGAGTCTATGTATTGTAGCAAACCAAATAAGATTGCTAAACCTGGAGATGTTTTATTAAGTGTTAGAGCACCTGTCGGGCAAATTAACGTTGCATATAAGGAATGTTGTATAGGTAGAGGTGTTTCAGCATTAAGACTTAAGCATCATAAAAACAATATTCTGTATTATTGGCTAAAGACAATTACTAAACAATTTCACGATGCAAGTAATGGATCAATCTTTGATGCAATTAATAAATCAGGAATTGAAAGAGTAAAAGTTGTTGTTCCAAGTGATGTGGATATAATTGACATTTTTAATGATTTTATTGAACCAATAGATGAAGAATTATTTAATAATTTTCAATCCACAAGGGTTCTAAAATCACTTCGCGACACCCTGCTACCTAAGCTAATGAGCGGTGAGATAAGAGTACCGGTGGAGGAGGTTGTATAA
- a CDS encoding IS4 family transposase, which yields MLLHNSPSEQYKQQLSSVFSHLKVGELLRKAGIRKASGISSFAVFQIIFLLVFQGRNLFRLLGSGRTESLPGKDVVYRFLNETRFNWRRFLQSLSLRIVSGFEKLISSHRIRVFIIDDSVLRRERSKKVELLAKVFDHVSGHFVRGYNLLTLGWSDGYSFAPIDFTLMSSAKASNRLMEMREDLDKRSSGYKRRKEAVMHKPDAAIQMLDRALKAGFTADYVLMDSWFTHEPLLQEIMSKGLHVIGMVKALKQRYIFKGKKVGLHELFEMIPKNPKAEIQGSVMVKTPQGLSLKIVFVQNRNNRREWLAILTTDLSLENAEIVRIYGMRWSIETFFKMAKSYLKLGSEFQGRSFDLMISHTTIVFSRYLVLEWERRQNTDERSFGGMFYLFADEVTNIDLKTALRQLMAFVQELLKNQPKESTALLCQLQKWISELPGYIKRLFVIPGCES from the coding sequence ATGTTACTACACAACTCTCCGTCTGAACAGTATAAGCAGCAACTTTCCTCTGTTTTTTCACATCTTAAAGTGGGCGAACTTTTGCGAAAGGCCGGTATCCGCAAGGCCTCTGGCATTTCCAGTTTTGCTGTTTTTCAAATCATCTTTCTGCTGGTCTTCCAAGGACGCAATCTATTTCGGTTACTAGGAAGCGGGAGAACGGAATCTCTCCCCGGAAAAGATGTGGTTTATCGATTCCTTAATGAAACCCGTTTTAACTGGAGACGCTTTTTGCAATCCTTAAGTCTTAGGATTGTATCTGGCTTTGAGAAACTCATCTCCTCCCATCGCATCCGCGTTTTTATCATCGATGACTCTGTCTTGCGCCGGGAACGGAGCAAAAAGGTAGAACTGTTGGCAAAAGTCTTTGATCATGTTTCGGGACATTTCGTTCGGGGATATAACCTATTAACGCTGGGCTGGTCTGATGGGTATAGTTTTGCGCCGATCGATTTTACCTTGATGAGTTCTGCAAAAGCTTCAAACCGCCTTATGGAAATGCGTGAGGACTTAGACAAGCGCTCCAGTGGCTATAAGCGGCGGAAAGAAGCCGTGATGCACAAACCGGATGCGGCTATACAAATGCTTGACCGAGCACTCAAAGCCGGATTTACAGCGGACTACGTACTCATGGACAGTTGGTTTACCCACGAACCTCTTCTTCAGGAGATCATGAGCAAAGGTCTTCACGTCATTGGAATGGTTAAAGCGCTTAAACAGCGGTATATATTCAAAGGGAAGAAAGTAGGTTTGCATGAACTTTTTGAGATGATTCCTAAAAATCCAAAAGCAGAGATTCAAGGCTCTGTTATGGTTAAGACGCCTCAAGGCTTATCGCTTAAGATCGTCTTCGTCCAGAATCGGAACAACCGGAGAGAATGGCTCGCGATTTTGACAACAGACCTCTCCCTAGAGAATGCTGAAATCGTAAGGATTTATGGCATGCGCTGGAGCATTGAGACTTTCTTTAAAATGGCAAAATCGTATTTGAAATTAGGTTCTGAATTCCAAGGCCGCTCTTTTGACCTGATGATAAGCCATACAACCATTGTTTTTTCCCGTTATCTCGTTCTTGAGTGGGAACGAAGGCAAAATACAGATGAGCGATCCTTCGGAGGGATGTTTTATCTTTTTGCTGATGAAGTAACGAATATAGACTTAAAAACGGCATTACGTCAGTTAATGGCTTTTGTTCAAGAGTTGCTCAAGAATCAACCGAAGGAAAGCACCGCTCTGCTATGTCAATTACAGAAGTGGATTAGCGAATTGCCCGGTTATATCAAGCGTTTATTCGTAATTCCGGGGTGCGAAAGTTGA
- a CDS encoding restriction endonuclease subunit S yields the protein MSFSEWKEVRLGDVCKYASAKVSVSEVSEDNYISTENMLPNKSGVTKSSGLPTVGSVTKYSAGNVLVSNIRPYFRKIWYADRDGGCSNDVLVFDIKDSKALDSKFLFYCLTQLSQCVN from the coding sequence ATGAGTTTTAGTGAGTGGAAAGAGGTAAGGCTTGGGGATGTGTGTAAATATGCTTCAGCCAAAGTTAGTGTAAGCGAAGTTAGCGAAGATAATTATATTTCAACCGAAAATATGCTTCCAAATAAGAGCGGTGTAACAAAATCAAGTGGATTGCCAACAGTTGGTTCGGTTACTAAATACTCTGCTGGTAATGTATTAGTTTCTAATATCCGACCATATTTTAGAAAAATATGGTATGCAGATAGAGATGGGGGATGTTCTAATGATGTTTTGGTTTTTGACATAAAAGATTCAAAAGCATTAGACAGTAAATTTTTATTTTATTGTTTAACTCAACTTTCGCAGTGCGTAAATTAG
- a CDS encoding type I restriction-modification system subunit M, translating into MATVNLGFENNLWEMADKLRGNIEASEYKHVVLGLIFLKYISDAFEERYNELVAEGEGFEEDIDAYTEENVFFVPKEARWEYIKANAKQPTIGQIIDEAMIAIEKLNASLKGVLPKNYARPEIDKTKLGELIDLFSFKVGDKEARAKDVLGRVYEYFLGKFGSSEGEFYTPPSIVKLLVEMIEPYKGRIYDPCCGSGGMFVQSQRFVEEHSGRKDDIHIFGQEYTATTWRLCKMNLAIRGIDGNLGERDADTFSNDLHKKLKADYILANPPFNIKDWGANRLADDVRWKYGTPPAGNANYAWIQHIISKLSPNGVAGFVMANGALSTNTTSEAEIRKNIIEDKLVDCIITLPPNLFYNVTIPASLWFLTRNKKSAGRDRSNEILFIDARKMGTMVDRKHRELDYETEIKYIADTYHKWKKGEGYEDIKGFCKSATLEEVRSHEYILTPGRYVGIEERVDDGEPFDEKMTRLTGELAEMFAKRKSLEEEIRKRLGAIGYEF; encoded by the coding sequence ATGGCAACAGTAAATTTAGGGTTTGAAAATAATCTATGGGAAATGGCGGATAAACTGCGCGGTAACATTGAGGCTTCGGAATACAAGCATGTAGTACTGGGACTTATTTTCCTTAAATACATCTCCGATGCTTTTGAGGAGAGATATAACGAGCTGGTTGCAGAGGGCGAAGGATTTGAGGAAGATATAGATGCTTATACCGAAGAAAATGTTTTTTTCGTACCGAAGGAAGCCCGTTGGGAGTATATAAAAGCCAATGCCAAGCAACCTACTATCGGACAGATTATCGATGAAGCAATGATAGCTATTGAAAAGTTAAACGCCTCCCTTAAAGGGGTGCTGCCGAAAAATTATGCACGCCCGGAAATAGATAAAACAAAGCTTGGTGAGCTAATCGACCTGTTTTCCTTTAAGGTTGGTGATAAAGAGGCAAGAGCAAAAGATGTGCTCGGCAGGGTTTACGAATACTTCCTTGGGAAGTTCGGTTCGTCGGAAGGAGAATTTTACACCCCGCCATCTATTGTAAAACTGCTTGTTGAAATGATTGAACCATATAAAGGAAGGATTTATGACCCATGCTGCGGGTCCGGCGGCATGTTTGTGCAGAGCCAGAGGTTCGTTGAAGAACACAGCGGCAGAAAGGACGACATCCATATCTTTGGACAGGAATACACAGCGACCACCTGGCGGCTTTGCAAAATGAACCTTGCGATCAGGGGTATCGACGGAAACCTTGGCGAGCGGGATGCGGATACCTTTTCCAATGATCTCCATAAGAAACTAAAGGCGGATTATATCCTTGCCAATCCACCCTTTAATATCAAGGATTGGGGAGCTAACAGGCTTGCCGATGATGTCCGCTGGAAGTATGGTACACCCCCTGCGGGAAACGCCAACTATGCCTGGATACAGCATATTATTTCCAAGCTTTCGCCAAACGGCGTGGCGGGCTTTGTTATGGCAAACGGCGCTTTGTCTACCAATACAACCAGTGAAGCCGAGATAAGGAAGAATATTATCGAAGACAAGCTGGTGGACTGCATTATTACTCTTCCACCCAACCTCTTCTATAACGTAACCATTCCTGCCAGCCTGTGGTTTTTAACCAGGAATAAGAAATCCGCAGGTCGGGATCGCAGCAATGAAATCCTCTTTATTGATGCCCGCAAGATGGGCACGATGGTTGACCGTAAGCACAGGGAACTTGATTATGAGACAGAGATAAAATATATCGCCGATACCTACCACAAATGGAAAAAGGGTGAAGGTTACGAAGACATTAAAGGCTTCTGCAAGTCTGCCACCTTAGAAGAAGTGCGCTCCCATGAGTATATCCTCACTCCCGGCAGGTATGTGGGCATTGAAGAGCGGGTTGATGACGGGGAGCCTTTTGATGAAAAAATGACAAGGCTTACCGGTGAACTTGCCGAGATGTTTGCAAAGCGCAAGTCTCTGGAGGAAGAAATCCGCAAAAGACTGGGGGCGATTGGTTATGAGTTTTAG
- a CDS encoding restriction endonuclease subunit S — protein sequence MNPSINLFINSFAVRGITSREQLLNEMLRVKLTARAVKSQEKPLQDGEQLFELMKQSTESTILGYFPGDRDFFSTIYKVAEGIDLIEYTLKLYQNDRFGQIFSPAYLTEYISSLIDEARSQSILIAEAEKSLSGLKGLVEKHQSSNITFTTSNVLMFMLLKLGFEDYDNVTILNQSIYQELLVDARFDFIYALPDFGGKIEAVNHKFISSRPDVVATQNLLRYLSDRGTLVTVLPVKIAFASGSEAKLREHIMTHYQLEGIYSLPEGTFKPHTSIKTYLLKIGAVKKENVSVGYLGYDNGLYVDKVKVVGSKDFAAQEDWRIELILEDDDEHIRKYKTSTIERVKLHEVAEVFRGKSILKKDIKPGKILVLNISNITDTGIDYSNMDSIDEEERKIKRYELIDGDIVLSCRGSAIKTGVYRKQKNIVIASANVIVIRPNNRVLSNYLKIFLESPVGIALIKSFQRGTTIVNINHTDIMEMEIPLLDIEEQKELVTHYEAESTLYRETIRKAEERFAAEKEKIYERLL from the coding sequence GTGAACCCATCAATAAATCTTTTTATTAATTCATTTGCTGTACGTGGTATTACCTCCCGAGAGCAATTATTGAACGAGATGTTACGCGTCAAACTTACAGCGCGAGCGGTGAAATCACAGGAAAAACCTCTGCAGGATGGAGAGCAGCTTTTCGAATTAATGAAGCAATCTACTGAAAGCACAATCCTGGGATATTTTCCAGGCGACAGGGATTTCTTTTCTACAATTTATAAGGTTGCAGAAGGAATTGACCTTATAGAGTATACGCTTAAACTATACCAAAACGACCGCTTCGGACAGATATTCTCTCCGGCTTATTTGACGGAATACATCAGTAGCCTGATAGATGAAGCAAGATCACAGTCAATACTTATTGCCGAAGCAGAAAAAAGCCTGTCAGGTCTTAAAGGTTTGGTGGAGAAGCATCAGTCAAGTAATATAACCTTTACCACATCCAATGTACTTATGTTTATGCTGCTTAAGCTTGGTTTTGAAGACTATGACAACGTCACTATTCTTAATCAGTCGATATATCAGGAGCTGCTTGTTGACGCCCGTTTTGACTTTATCTATGCGCTGCCTGATTTTGGTGGCAAGATTGAAGCCGTTAACCATAAATTTATCTCCTCAAGACCGGATGTTGTAGCGACGCAAAATTTACTTAGGTACTTGTCCGACAGAGGGACGCTGGTGACTGTGCTTCCTGTTAAGATTGCATTTGCAAGTGGTTCTGAAGCAAAGCTGCGTGAGCATATCATGACCCACTATCAATTGGAGGGTATTTACAGTCTTCCCGAAGGTACTTTTAAGCCGCACACTTCTATCAAAACTTATCTGCTTAAGATAGGTGCTGTAAAAAAGGAAAATGTGAGCGTAGGATATTTAGGTTATGATAATGGTCTTTATGTCGACAAAGTGAAGGTAGTAGGAAGCAAAGATTTTGCCGCTCAAGAGGATTGGAGAATTGAACTTATCCTCGAGGATGATGACGAGCATATCAGAAAGTATAAGACATCAACTATAGAAAGAGTTAAACTTCACGAAGTTGCAGAGGTTTTTAGGGGAAAATCAATCCTCAAAAAAGATATTAAGCCTGGGAAAATCCTGGTGCTGAATATATCAAACATTACCGATACCGGCATTGATTATTCCAATATGGACAGTATTGATGAAGAAGAACGAAAAATTAAAAGATATGAGCTGATAGACGGCGACATAGTCTTATCTTGCAGGGGGTCGGCAATTAAAACGGGTGTATACCGTAAACAAAAAAATATCGTTATCGCCTCGGCCAATGTTATCGTTATTAGACCCAATAATAGGGTCTTAAGCAACTACCTTAAGATATTCCTTGAGAGTCCTGTCGGAATAGCACTTATAAAAAGCTTTCAACGAGGGACCACTATTGTAAATATAAATCATACTGACATTATGGAAATGGAAATACCTTTGCTAGATATTGAAGAGCAGAAAGAGCTGGTAACTCATTATGAAGCTGAAAGCACCTTGTATCGAGAAACTATCCGTAAGGCTGAGGAACGCTTTGCTGCTGAAAAAGAAAAAATCTATGAGAGACTATTATAA
- the ftsY gene encoding signal recognition particle-docking protein FtsY — protein MSFFKKLKETFTKTTDTITKSFTEGLSKTRSAMVGRIEQLVRRTRKIDEEFYEELEEILIAADVGVKTVMELTNRLRQEVKARKIEDGGDLRPLLAELLVGLLRMEEGEEELKVNPDGLTVYLFVGVNGVGKTTTIGKMAHRFRSEGKRVMLAAGDTFRAGAIEQLEAWSVRAGVPVVKKEAGSDPAAVIFDAIERAKQEGFDILLCDTAGRLQNKTNLMNELNKIYRVIQREIPEGPHEVLLVLDATTGQNALSQARTFEEVAKVTGIVLTKLDGTAKGGIVIAIRNELGIPVKLVGLGEKMEDLRPFDAEQFVAALFADLLREDGDE, from the coding sequence GTGAGCTTCTTTAAAAAGTTAAAAGAAACCTTTACCAAAACGACTGATACCATTACCAAGAGTTTCACGGAAGGATTGAGCAAAACCCGTTCGGCGATGGTGGGGCGGATTGAACAGCTGGTCCGTCGAACCCGGAAGATTGATGAAGAGTTTTATGAAGAACTCGAGGAGATCCTGATTGCGGCCGACGTAGGGGTAAAGACGGTGATGGAGTTAACCAACCGCTTGCGGCAAGAGGTAAAGGCGCGGAAGATCGAAGATGGAGGGGATTTAAGACCTCTTTTGGCCGAATTGTTGGTAGGCCTTCTTCGGATGGAAGAAGGAGAAGAGGAGTTGAAGGTAAACCCGGATGGGCTTACGGTTTATCTCTTCGTCGGTGTAAATGGAGTAGGGAAGACGACCACCATTGGGAAAATGGCTCATCGTTTCCGCTCTGAAGGAAAGAGAGTGATGCTGGCCGCGGGGGATACCTTCCGGGCAGGAGCCATTGAACAATTAGAGGCCTGGAGCGTGAGGGCAGGGGTTCCCGTCGTGAAGAAGGAAGCAGGGAGCGACCCGGCCGCTGTCATCTTTGACGCTATCGAAAGGGCGAAGCAGGAGGGCTTCGATATTCTTCTTTGCGATACTGCGGGAAGGCTGCAAAATAAAACCAACCTGATGAATGAATTGAACAAAATTTACCGGGTGATCCAACGGGAGATCCCTGAAGGCCCCCATGAAGTTCTCCTCGTTCTAGATGCGACCACCGGGCAAAATGCCCTCTCTCAGGCCAGGACTTTCGAAGAGGTGGCCAAAGTCACAGGGATTGTGCTCACCAAGTTGGATGGGACGGCTAAAGGAGGGATTGTCATCGCCATCCGCAATGAACTGGGGATCCCCGTGAAGCTGGTGGGCTTGGGAGAAAAGATGGAGGATCTTCGCCCCTTCGACGCAGAGCAATTCGTAGCCGCCCTGTTTGCGGATCTTCTCCGTGAGGATGGAGATGAATAG